The following are from one region of the Paenibacillus protaetiae genome:
- a CDS encoding 1,2-dihydroxy-3-keto-5-methylthiopentene dioxygenase, with product MAQIRIRNTNERIENEADVKAFLDQQEVLYEHWDMSKLPAELHDKFVLSDDEKQQVLNTFDSEIKDLASRRGYQIWDLITLSDATPNLDDLLQKFEAVHTHSEDEIRAITAGKGIFIIKGAGDTGYFDVELEAGDVISVPESKPHFFTLMENRKIVAVRLFIEKEGWVASPYDDPEFVKA from the coding sequence TTGGCACAAATTCGGATCCGAAACACCAACGAACGCATTGAGAACGAAGCTGACGTAAAAGCTTTTCTTGACCAACAAGAAGTCCTTTACGAACATTGGGATATGAGCAAACTTCCCGCTGAACTGCATGATAAATTTGTACTTAGCGATGATGAGAAACAGCAAGTATTGAATACATTTGACAGCGAGATTAAAGATTTGGCAAGCCGCCGCGGCTACCAAATTTGGGATCTCATTACGTTGTCCGATGCTACGCCTAATTTGGACGACCTGCTGCAAAAATTTGAAGCGGTTCATACCCATTCCGAAGACGAAATCCGCGCGATTACAGCTGGTAAAGGCATCTTTATCATTAAAGGCGCCGGCGATACAGGTTACTTTGATGTTGAGCTTGAAGCAGGCGACGTTATTTCCGTTCCGGAAAGCAAACCGCATTTCTTCACGCTGATGGAAAACCGCAAAATCGTTGCCGTTCGCCTCTTTATCGAAAAAGAAGGCTGGGTTGCTTCGCCGTATGACGACCCTGAGTTTGTAAAAGCGTAA
- a CDS encoding DEAD/DEAH box helicase, with product MNRWTGKTSGLEEWLQLLKQDQAVMDNITHWRTIEAKEAQTAATPDDLHPKLKEALATKGINRLYTHQSSSYAAVRNGSHIVAVTPTASGKTMCYNLPVLQSLLENGEGRALYLFPTKALAQDQVAELQELADLMDVDLKTHTYDGDTAPSVRQVIRNAGHIVVTNPDMLHSAILPHHTKWVKLFENLKYIVIDELHSYRGVFGSHVANVVRRLKRICRFYGSNPQFICASATIDNPGEHAERLIGDKVVLINDNGAPMGEKHFIFYNPPVVNKQLGIRRSSVLETRKLAAMLLQQGVQTIVFARSRVRVELLLTYLQELIKDKLDAPTIRGYRGGYLPKLRREIERGLRSGQIRGVVSTNALELGIDIGQLQACVLNGYPGTVASTWQQAGRAGRRQESSVTFLVASSNPLDQYIIQNPDFFFNRPAERALIHPDNLLILIDHVKCAAYELPFEAGETFGGERLEDMMEFLVEEKVLHRAGDRWFWMEQSFPAHNISLRSAAQENFVIIDITNGSRVLGEVDRFGAPTLIHEEAIYIHEGVQYQVEKLDYPEKKAYVREVNVDYYTDANLAVELKVLHVDKEAESGELLRQYGEVTVNSKPTIFKKIRLRTHENIGSGPIHLPEEELHTSSYWFSFSDEAAEGKSKNEMQFALLGIANVLVHIAPLYLMCDPFDIRVVPQVKAVHTQKPTIYFYDRYPGGIGLSERLYEVHDELLRQAAQVIRSCTCLSGCPACVGPIEEVGLLGKQQALSLLERTGGAL from the coding sequence ATGAATCGCTGGACGGGGAAAACCTCCGGGCTCGAGGAGTGGCTCCAGCTGCTGAAGCAGGATCAAGCCGTTATGGATAATATAACGCATTGGAGAACGATTGAAGCCAAAGAAGCGCAAACCGCCGCTACGCCGGATGATTTGCATCCAAAGCTGAAAGAAGCGCTTGCCACCAAGGGGATTAATCGTTTATATACACACCAAAGCTCAAGCTATGCCGCCGTAAGAAACGGCAGCCACATTGTGGCGGTAACGCCAACGGCATCCGGCAAAACGATGTGCTACAACTTGCCGGTTCTGCAATCGCTGCTGGAGAACGGGGAAGGCCGGGCGTTGTATTTATTTCCGACGAAAGCGCTGGCCCAGGACCAGGTGGCCGAGCTGCAGGAGCTGGCCGATTTAATGGATGTTGATCTTAAGACGCATACATACGACGGGGATACGGCTCCGTCAGTACGGCAAGTGATCCGCAATGCGGGACATATTGTCGTCACGAATCCGGACATGCTGCACTCGGCAATTTTGCCGCATCATACCAAATGGGTCAAGCTGTTCGAGAACTTGAAATATATCGTTATCGACGAGCTGCATTCGTATCGCGGCGTATTCGGAAGCCATGTCGCCAATGTGGTGCGCAGGCTGAAGCGGATCTGCCGGTTTTACGGTTCCAATCCGCAATTTATTTGCGCTTCGGCAACCATAGATAATCCGGGAGAGCACGCGGAGAGACTGATCGGAGACAAGGTTGTGCTGATCAACGACAATGGGGCTCCAATGGGGGAAAAACATTTTATTTTCTATAATCCCCCTGTTGTCAATAAGCAGCTGGGCATTCGGCGCAGCAGTGTCCTTGAAACCCGCAAGCTGGCGGCGATGCTGCTGCAGCAGGGCGTGCAGACAATCGTGTTTGCCCGCAGCCGAGTACGGGTCGAACTGCTGCTTACCTATTTGCAGGAGCTGATCAAGGACAAACTGGATGCGCCGACGATCCGCGGCTACCGGGGCGGTTATTTGCCCAAGCTGCGCCGGGAAATCGAACGCGGGCTGCGCAGCGGCCAAATCCGCGGCGTTGTCAGCACGAACGCGCTGGAGCTTGGCATTGACATCGGCCAGCTGCAGGCATGCGTGCTGAACGGCTATCCGGGAACGGTTGCGAGCACGTGGCAGCAGGCGGGTCGGGCAGGGAGAAGGCAGGAAAGCTCGGTGACGTTCCTCGTTGCGAGCAGCAATCCGCTCGATCAATACATTATTCAGAATCCGGATTTCTTTTTTAACCGGCCGGCGGAACGCGCCCTTATTCATCCTGATAATTTGCTTATACTGATTGACCATGTCAAATGCGCGGCATACGAGCTGCCGTTCGAAGCGGGAGAAACGTTTGGCGGAGAACGGCTGGAAGATATGATGGAATTTCTGGTGGAGGAGAAGGTGCTGCACCGCGCGGGCGACCGCTGGTTTTGGATGGAGCAGTCGTTCCCGGCCCACAATATTTCGCTCCGCTCCGCTGCGCAGGAAAATTTCGTCATTATTGATATCACCAACGGCAGCCGGGTACTTGGCGAGGTTGACCGGTTTGGCGCTCCGACTCTTATTCATGAGGAAGCCATCTATATCCACGAAGGGGTGCAGTACCAGGTTGAGAAGCTGGATTACCCTGAGAAAAAAGCATACGTGCGGGAAGTCAACGTGGATTATTACACGGATGCCAATCTGGCTGTGGAGCTGAAGGTGCTGCATGTCGACAAAGAAGCGGAATCCGGCGAACTGCTCCGGCAATATGGAGAAGTGACCGTCAATTCGAAGCCTACTATCTTTAAAAAAATTCGGCTGCGCACGCATGAAAATATCGGCTCCGGCCCGATCCATCTGCCGGAGGAGGAACTCCATACAAGCAGCTACTGGTTTTCGTTCAGTGATGAGGCGGCAGAAGGCAAAAGCAAAAACGAAATGCAGTTTGCGCTGCTTGGCATTGCCAACGTGCTGGTTCATATCGCGCCGCTTTATTTGATGTGCGACCCGTTCGACATCCGCGTCGTGCCGCAGGTGAAAGCGGTCCATACGCAAAAGCCGACAATCTACTTCTACGACCGGTATCCGGGAGGAATCGGGCTGAGCGAGCGGCTGTATGAAGTTCATGACGAGCTTCTGCGCCAAGCAGCCCAAGTGATTCGCTCCTGCACCTGCCTAAGCGGTTGCCCGGCTTGTGTTGGGCCGATTGAAGAAGTTGGTTTGCTTGGCAAGCAGCAGGCGTTGTCGCTGCTTGAGCGAACAGGCGGCGCATTATGA
- the rnz gene encoding ribonuclease Z → MDLWFLGTAAGRPTKERNVTSIALKLPDPRCEIWMFDAGEGTQHQLLHSPLKLSKLTMLFVTHLHGDHTFGLPGLLSSRSYFETKEPLKLFGPPGIKQLVTTALEISGSRLEYELIITEISEGIVYEDEQYKVEAALLDHRIECFGYRVTEQDRPGKLDGEKLKRLGVPSGPLYGQLKNGRDVELPDGTLIRSSDVVGAPVKGRVVTILGDTRPCDNAVKLAAGADLLVHEATFAEGQEEKAYDYGHSTTLQAAQAAKEAGARQLVMTHFSSRFRGEDMPALEDEAKTVFPASAAAFDMMHIHIPCVH, encoded by the coding sequence ATGGATTTATGGTTTTTAGGCACTGCGGCGGGCCGTCCGACAAAAGAACGCAACGTGACGTCCATTGCGCTGAAGCTGCCGGATCCAAGATGTGAAATATGGATGTTTGACGCCGGGGAAGGGACGCAGCACCAGCTGCTGCATTCGCCGCTGAAGCTGAGCAAGCTGACGATGCTATTTGTTACGCATTTACACGGCGACCATACATTTGGCTTGCCTGGCCTGCTCAGCAGCCGGTCATATTTTGAAACGAAGGAGCCGCTGAAGCTGTTTGGCCCGCCGGGCATTAAACAGCTTGTCACAACAGCGCTGGAAATAAGCGGTTCCCGGCTTGAATATGAGCTGATCATTACGGAAATTTCGGAAGGCATCGTTTATGAAGACGAGCAATACAAGGTTGAGGCCGCGCTGCTTGACCACCGGATTGAATGTTTCGGCTACCGTGTTACGGAGCAGGACCGCCCCGGCAAGCTGGACGGCGAGAAGCTGAAGCGGCTCGGCGTGCCAAGCGGACCTTTATATGGCCAGCTGAAAAACGGCCGTGATGTGGAGCTGCCGGACGGCACCCTTATCCGTTCATCTGATGTAGTTGGCGCGCCAGTGAAGGGCCGCGTGGTGACGATACTTGGCGATACGCGGCCATGCGATAACGCGGTTAAGCTTGCTGCAGGAGCTGATTTGCTGGTGCATGAGGCCACGTTTGCCGAAGGCCAGGAGGAAAAAGCATACGATTACGGGCATTCCACAACGCTGCAGGCTGCGCAGGCGGCCAAAGAAGCCGGCGCCCGTCAACTGGTAATGACCCACTTCAGCTCCCGATTTCGGGGAGAGGATATGCCGGCGCTGGAAGATGAAGCGAAGACGGTTTTTCCCGCATCCGCTGCTGCATTTGATATGATGCATATTCATATCCCATGCGTTCATTAA
- the lexA gene encoding transcriptional repressor LexA, whose product MSKLSNRQQAILEFIKNEVRDKGYPPSVREIGEAVGLASSSTVHGHLDRLEKKGLIRRDPTKPRAIEILDQDNDLVSALRTPVAQVPIVGKVTAGVPITATENIEEYFPLPSHFVGDNDVFILNVIGESMIEAGIHNGDYVIVRQQSTATNGDIVVAMTEDDEATVKTFYKEKDHIRLQPQNSTMSPILLKNVTILGKVIGLFRDIH is encoded by the coding sequence TTGTCCAAACTTTCCAACCGCCAACAAGCGATTCTTGAATTTATCAAGAATGAGGTTCGGGATAAAGGATACCCGCCATCCGTCCGTGAAATTGGCGAAGCGGTCGGCTTAGCATCAAGCTCAACCGTTCATGGGCATTTGGATCGGTTGGAGAAGAAAGGACTTATCCGACGCGACCCCACCAAGCCGCGCGCGATTGAAATATTGGATCAGGACAATGATCTTGTTTCCGCATTGCGCACCCCTGTTGCCCAAGTGCCGATTGTCGGTAAAGTAACAGCAGGCGTACCGATTACCGCTACGGAAAACATTGAAGAATATTTTCCGCTCCCTTCGCATTTTGTCGGCGATAATGACGTGTTTATATTAAATGTTATTGGCGAAAGCATGATCGAAGCCGGCATTCATAATGGCGATTATGTTATCGTCCGCCAGCAAAGCACCGCGACGAACGGTGACATCGTCGTAGCGATGACCGAAGACGACGAAGCAACGGTTAAGACGTTCTATAAGGAAAAGGATCATATTCGACTGCAGCCGCAAAACTCGACGATGAGTCCGATTCTGCTCAAAAACGTTACGATTCTTGGCAAAGTAATTGGACTTTTCCGCGATATCCATTAA
- a CDS encoding HAD family hydrolase encodes MAKQAVLFDLDDTLLWDERSVREAFAATCEAAAAVAGVDPEKLEEAVRAEARELYQSFETFPFTQMIGINPFEALWAQFKEGEQDEFRKLERLAPEYRKEAWTRGLKAIGVDDAALGARLAEQFPAERRLRPIVYEETFRVLDALKGKYKLLLLTNGSPDLQKEKLNGVDGLLAYFDHIIISGDFGEGKPSSAIFHHALGKLGVQADEAIMVGDKLTTDIKGANSVGIPSVWINRHGMKADTEIKPTYEIKHLEELFTLLDR; translated from the coding sequence ATGGCTAAACAAGCAGTTTTATTTGACTTGGACGATACTTTGCTATGGGATGAACGCAGCGTGCGTGAAGCTTTTGCCGCAACTTGCGAGGCGGCAGCCGCTGTTGCCGGCGTGGATCCCGAGAAGCTTGAGGAGGCTGTCCGGGCAGAAGCGAGAGAGCTGTATCAATCGTTTGAGACATTCCCTTTTACGCAAATGATTGGCATTAATCCGTTTGAGGCGTTGTGGGCGCAATTCAAGGAAGGCGAACAAGATGAGTTCCGCAAGCTTGAACGTCTTGCGCCGGAATACCGCAAAGAAGCATGGACACGCGGCTTGAAAGCTATCGGTGTTGACGATGCGGCGCTTGGCGCACGCCTGGCCGAGCAATTCCCGGCGGAAAGACGTTTGCGTCCGATCGTTTATGAAGAAACATTCCGTGTTCTCGACGCCTTGAAGGGCAAATATAAACTGCTGCTTTTAACAAATGGTTCCCCGGATTTGCAAAAAGAGAAGCTGAACGGCGTTGACGGACTGCTTGCCTATTTCGACCACATTATCATCTCGGGGGATTTCGGAGAAGGTAAACCGTCTTCGGCCATTTTCCATCATGCGCTTGGTAAACTTGGCGTGCAGGCCGATGAAGCAATTATGGTTGGCGATAAGCTGACGACCGATATTAAAGGGGCAAATTCCGTAGGTATTCCTTCCGTATGGATTAACCGCCACGGCATGAAAGCCGATACGGAAATTAAACCTACCTATGAAATTAAACATTTGGAAGAGTTGTTTACATTACTCGACAGATAA
- the glnA gene encoding type I glutamate--ammonia ligase has protein sequence MGYSKEDIKRIAEEQNVRFIRLQFTDLLGTIKNVEIPISQLDKALDNKMMFDGSSIEGYVRIEESDMYLYPDLDTWVVFPWVSQDRVARLICDVYMPDGTPFAGDPRGILKRVLKEANDMGYTAMNVGPEPEFFLFKTDDRGEPTTELNDQGGYFDLAPMDLGENCRREIVLTLEEMGFEIEASHHEVAPGQHEIDFKYADAIRAADQIQTFKLVVKTIARQHGLHATFMPKPLFGVNGSGMHCHQSLFKGNTNVFYDESDKLGLSETARYYMAGVLRHARAMAAITNPTINSYKRLVPGYEAPSYVAWSASNRSPMIRIPASRGLSTRIEVRNPDPAANPYLALAVMLKAGLDGIENQLPLPEPVDRNIYIMTQEELLDSGIASLPADLKESLDELLRDEVICDALGDHALAHFYELKEIEWDMYRTQVHQWERDQYLTLY, from the coding sequence ATGGGTTACAGCAAAGAGGATATTAAACGAATCGCGGAGGAACAAAACGTTCGTTTCATTCGGCTTCAATTTACGGACTTGCTCGGTACTATTAAAAACGTTGAAATTCCGATCAGCCAGTTGGATAAAGCGTTAGACAATAAAATGATGTTTGACGGATCTTCCATCGAAGGTTACGTACGGATTGAAGAATCGGATATGTATTTGTATCCGGATTTGGACACTTGGGTCGTATTCCCTTGGGTATCGCAAGACCGTGTAGCCCGTCTTATTTGCGACGTATATATGCCGGACGGCACTCCTTTTGCAGGCGATCCGCGCGGTATTCTGAAGCGTGTGCTGAAGGAAGCTAACGATATGGGATATACGGCGATGAACGTTGGTCCGGAACCTGAATTTTTCCTGTTCAAAACGGATGACCGCGGCGAACCGACAACGGAATTGAACGACCAAGGCGGATATTTTGACCTTGCACCTATGGATCTCGGCGAGAACTGCCGCCGTGAAATCGTATTGACGCTGGAAGAAATGGGCTTTGAAATCGAAGCTTCCCATCACGAAGTGGCTCCGGGCCAGCATGAAATCGACTTCAAATATGCCGACGCCATTCGTGCGGCAGACCAGATCCAAACGTTTAAGCTGGTTGTAAAAACAATCGCAAGACAACATGGACTGCATGCTACATTTATGCCAAAACCGCTGTTTGGGGTAAACGGCTCCGGCATGCACTGCCACCAATCGCTGTTCAAAGGCAATACGAACGTATTTTACGATGAATCGGATAAACTGGGCTTAAGCGAAACAGCCCGTTATTATATGGCCGGCGTATTGCGCCATGCAAGAGCGATGGCGGCCATTACGAACCCGACAATCAACTCCTATAAGCGGCTTGTTCCAGGTTATGAAGCGCCTAGCTACGTTGCTTGGTCGGCAAGCAACCGTTCGCCGATGATTCGCATTCCGGCGTCCCGCGGTCTCAGCACCCGCATTGAAGTGCGTAATCCGGACCCGGCTGCCAATCCGTACCTGGCGCTGGCGGTTATGCTGAAAGCGGGCCTTGACGGTATCGAGAATCAGCTTCCGCTTCCGGAACCGGTTGACCGGAACATATACATCATGACACAGGAAGAACTGCTCGATTCCGGCATTGCAAGCTTGCCGGCTGACTTGAAAGAGTCGCTGGATGAACTGCTGCGCGACGAAGTGATTTGCGATGCGCTTGGCGATCATGCGCTTGCGCACTTCTATGAGCTGAAAGAAATCGAGTGGGATATGTATCGCACTCAAGTTCACCAATGGGAACGCGATCAGTATCTGACGTTGTATTAA
- a CDS encoding LysM peptidoglycan-binding domain-containing protein — protein MDNEITPLVSLKKSIAQNRSSYKHKFLSTKVRIFPLTQTLVRDILQTEQMFGVLNMMMNPSFYRTIHQDQSGKKPTPAITFVRRHLIKIAVTVIVAAVLFSSFLLMATSAATETPEQATAGETVVLVSSGDTLWDIANEYVNGQEDVRRLIFDIEKRNNLDSALIHPGQTIIIPVR, from the coding sequence TTGGACAATGAGATCACTCCATTAGTAAGTTTGAAGAAAAGTATAGCACAGAACCGGAGTTCGTACAAACATAAGTTCTTGAGTACAAAAGTTCGCATCTTTCCGTTGACGCAAACACTTGTTCGTGATATTCTACAAACAGAACAAATGTTTGGGGTGCTGAATATGATGATGAATCCATCGTTTTATCGTACAATCCATCAAGATCAATCGGGCAAGAAGCCGACGCCAGCAATCACTTTTGTGCGTCGTCATCTGATTAAAATAGCCGTGACCGTTATTGTGGCTGCCGTGTTGTTTTCCAGCTTTTTGCTGATGGCTACAAGCGCTGCGACGGAGACGCCTGAGCAGGCCACTGCCGGCGAGACCGTTGTTTTGGTCAGCAGCGGCGATACGCTTTGGGATATTGCTAATGAATACGTGAATGGGCAGGAGGATGTCCGCCGGTTAATTTTTGACATCGAGAAACGGAACAACTTGGATTCGGCGCTGATCCATCCGGGGCAAACAATTATTATCCCCGTCCGTTAA
- a CDS encoding DUF896 domain-containing protein: protein MEQVIARINELSRKHKTVGLNEAELAERDELRKRYLENFRRNFRQQLDAIEIVDDADDQSKRG from the coding sequence ATGGAGCAGGTTATTGCCAGAATCAATGAGCTGTCGCGCAAGCACAAAACCGTTGGCTTAAATGAAGCCGAACTGGCGGAACGGGACGAGCTTAGAAAACGGTATTTGGAAAACTTCCGCCGCAACTTCAGACAACAGCTGGATGCGATCGAAATTGTGGATGATGCGGATGATCAGTCCAAACGCGGATAA
- the metH gene encoding methionine synthase, which yields MSKPTLQQLMKQRILILDGAMGTMIQQAGLTETDFGGEELDGCNEILVLTRPDVIQSIHEQYLEAGADILETNTFGATSVVLAEYDIPEKAREINLAAAKLARDAADKYSTPDKPRYVAGALGPTTKTLSVTGGVTFDELVDSYFEQAVALIEGDVDALLLETSQDTLNVKAGSIGIRNAFAATGKVLPIMISGTIEPMGTTLAGQPIDSLYISLEHLQPISIGLNCATGPEFMRDHIRTLSEISRSAISCYPNAGLPDENGHYHESPESLARKMEAFAQQGWLNIAGGCCGTTPAHIRALAETMAKYAPRKTAGIHPPAVSGIDAVYIESENRPYMVGERTNVLGSRKFKRLIAEGKYEEAAEIARAQVKNGAHVIDVCLQDPDREEAEDMRKFLELVVKKVKVPLVIDTTDAKVIELSLKYSQGKAIINSINLEDGEEKFEKVVPLIHKYGAAAVVGTIDERGQAITREDKLEVALRSHDLLVNKYGMNAEDIIFDPLVFPVGTGDEQYIGSAKETIEGIRLIKERLPECQTILGISNISFGLPEAGREVLNSVFLYECTKAGLDYAIVNTEKLERYASIPEEERRLSEALLYDTNDETLAAFVAAFRDKKVAKKEKATNLSLEERLASYVVEGTKEGLIPDLDLALQKYSALDIINGPLMKGMEEVGRLFNNNELIVAEVLQSAEVMKASVAHLEQFMEKNESSVKGKIMLATVKGDVHDIGKNLVEIILSNNGYEIVNLGIKVPPEQLIEAYRKEKADIIGLSGLLVKSAQQMVVTAQDLRNAGIDAPIMVGGAALTRKFTKNRIGPEYDGLVMYAKDAMDGLDIANKLMNPEHRQTLETELAEWKAQGPVEEEAKKELPVLTRAVRSSIAQDNPVYIPPDLERHVLRNVPIPQVEPYVNMQMLLGHHLGLKGNVEQLLKEGNDKAVHLKETVNSILKEAAATGILQAHGMYRFFPAQSSGNDILIYDPQHPGEVIKRFSFPRQQVEPYLCLADYLKPVESGIMDYVGFLVVTAGQGVRELANEWKDQGDYLRSHALQAVALEVAEGMAERIHHMMRDAWGYPDPPEMTMKQRFGARYQGIRVSFGYPACPNLEDQGPLFELMKPEDIGVELTEGFMMEPEASVSAMVFSHPQAQYFNVDKA from the coding sequence TTGTCAAAACCTACGTTACAGCAGTTGATGAAGCAACGCATTTTGATTTTGGATGGCGCAATGGGAACGATGATCCAGCAGGCTGGGTTGACGGAAACGGACTTCGGCGGAGAAGAACTGGACGGTTGTAATGAAATTCTCGTGCTGACAAGGCCGGATGTCATTCAAAGCATACATGAGCAATATTTGGAGGCCGGCGCCGATATTTTGGAAACCAATACGTTTGGTGCGACTAGCGTCGTCTTGGCTGAATACGATATTCCGGAAAAAGCCCGGGAAATTAACCTGGCAGCGGCCAAACTGGCCCGTGATGCGGCGGATAAATATTCAACACCGGATAAACCCCGTTATGTAGCGGGTGCGCTTGGACCTACGACCAAAACCTTGTCCGTAACGGGCGGTGTAACCTTCGATGAGCTGGTCGACAGCTACTTCGAGCAGGCCGTTGCATTGATTGAAGGCGATGTGGATGCATTGCTGCTGGAAACTTCGCAGGATACGCTGAATGTGAAAGCAGGCAGCATCGGCATCCGCAATGCGTTTGCTGCAACGGGTAAAGTGCTGCCAATCATGATCTCGGGCACGATTGAGCCGATGGGAACAACGCTGGCCGGCCAGCCTATTGATTCATTATATATTTCGCTGGAGCATCTGCAGCCGATTTCGATCGGCTTAAACTGCGCAACAGGACCGGAATTTATGCGCGATCACATCCGTACATTAAGCGAAATTTCCCGGTCGGCGATTAGCTGCTACCCGAATGCAGGCTTGCCGGATGAAAACGGGCATTATCATGAATCGCCGGAATCGCTTGCCCGGAAAATGGAAGCTTTCGCCCAGCAGGGCTGGCTGAATATTGCCGGCGGCTGCTGCGGTACGACACCTGCACATATTCGCGCTTTAGCCGAAACGATGGCGAAATATGCGCCGCGTAAAACAGCGGGCATTCATCCCCCGGCTGTATCGGGTATTGATGCTGTTTATATTGAATCGGAGAACCGTCCATATATGGTCGGCGAGCGGACAAATGTGCTTGGCTCCCGCAAATTCAAGCGGCTCATTGCCGAAGGCAAATATGAGGAAGCGGCTGAGATTGCCCGTGCGCAAGTGAAAAACGGTGCGCATGTCATTGACGTCTGTTTGCAGGACCCGGACCGCGAAGAAGCGGAAGATATGCGGAAGTTTTTAGAGCTGGTCGTCAAAAAAGTGAAGGTTCCGCTTGTTATTGATACGACGGATGCCAAAGTGATTGAGTTGTCTCTGAAATATTCGCAGGGCAAGGCGATCATTAACTCGATCAACCTCGAGGACGGCGAAGAGAAGTTCGAGAAGGTTGTGCCGCTTATCCATAAATATGGCGCGGCGGCAGTCGTCGGCACGATTGACGAACGCGGCCAAGCGATTACGCGGGAAGATAAGCTGGAAGTTGCGTTGCGTTCGCATGATCTGCTTGTGAACAAATACGGCATGAACGCCGAAGATATCATTTTTGACCCGCTAGTATTCCCGGTCGGAACAGGCGACGAGCAATATATCGGTTCCGCGAAGGAAACGATTGAAGGCATTCGCCTCATTAAAGAACGGCTGCCAGAGTGCCAGACCATTCTCGGGATCAGCAACATTTCGTTCGGATTGCCGGAAGCGGGCCGTGAAGTGTTGAATTCGGTCTTTTTGTACGAATGCACAAAAGCGGGGCTTGATTATGCGATTGTCAATACGGAAAAGCTGGAGCGTTACGCTTCCATTCCGGAAGAGGAACGCCGTCTGTCCGAAGCGCTCCTGTACGATACGAACGACGAGACACTTGCAGCCTTCGTAGCGGCTTTCCGCGATAAGAAGGTGGCCAAAAAAGAGAAAGCAACGAATCTTTCGCTGGAAGAGAGGCTTGCTTCTTATGTGGTGGAAGGCACCAAAGAAGGACTTATTCCTGACCTGGATTTGGCGCTGCAAAAATATTCCGCGCTAGATATTATTAACGGGCCGCTTATGAAAGGGATGGAGGAGGTTGGCCGCCTCTTCAACAACAACGAGCTCATTGTCGCTGAGGTGCTGCAAAGCGCCGAAGTTATGAAGGCGTCTGTCGCGCACCTGGAACAGTTTATGGAGAAAAACGAATCGTCGGTCAAAGGTAAAATTATGCTGGCAACGGTCAAAGGCGACGTGCATGACATCGGCAAAAACCTGGTCGAAATTATATTGTCCAACAATGGTTACGAAATCGTCAATCTGGGCATAAAAGTGCCGCCGGAGCAGCTCATCGAAGCTTACCGGAAAGAAAAAGCCGACATTATCGGCTTGTCCGGCCTGCTCGTCAAATCCGCCCAGCAGATGGTCGTAACGGCGCAAGACTTGCGCAATGCCGGCATTGATGCGCCGATTATGGTCGGCGGAGCTGCGCTGACGCGCAAATTTACCAAAAACCGGATTGGCCCGGAGTATGACGGGCTGGTCATGTATGCCAAAGATGCGATGGACGGCCTGGATATTGCAAACAAGCTGATGAATCCTGAACATAGGCAAACGCTTGAAACCGAGCTTGCCGAATGGAAGGCGCAAGGTCCGGTTGAGGAAGAAGCGAAAAAGGAGCTGCCGGTGCTGACGCGTGCGGTCCGCTCCAGCATTGCACAGGATAATCCGGTCTACATTCCGCCGGATTTGGAACGCCACGTGCTGCGCAACGTCCCGATTCCGCAAGTTGAGCCTTATGTCAACATGCAAATGCTGCTTGGCCACCATCTTGGGTTGAAGGGCAATGTCGAGCAGCTGCTGAAGGAAGGCAACGACAAGGCCGTTCATTTGAAGGAAACGGTGAATTCTATCCTGAAGGAAGCGGCAGCGACCGGCATCTTGCAGGCGCATGGCATGTACCGGTTTTTCCCGGCGCAGTCTTCGGGCAATGATATTCTTATCTATGATCCACAGCATCCGGGTGAAGTGATCAAGCGGTTCAGCTTCCCGCGCCAGCAGGTCGAGCCGTATTTGTGCCTGGCGGATTATTTGAAGCCGGTGGAGAGCGGTATTATGGATTATGTCGGATTCCTCGTTGTAACAGCCGGCCAAGGGGTTCGCGAACTGGCGAACGAATGGAAGGATCAAGGCGATTATTTGCGCTCGCACGCCTTGCAGGCGGTTGCGCTGGAAGTGGCCGAGGGCATGGCGGAGCGTATTCATCATATGATGCGTGATGCTTGGGGATATCCGGACCCGCCGGAAATGACGATGAAGCAGCGTTTTGGCGCCCGTTATCAAGGCATCCGTGTATCGTTTGGCTACCCGGCCTGCCCGAATCTCGAGGATCAAGGCCCATTGTTTGAGCTGATGAAACCGGAAGACATCGGCGTTGAGCTGACGGAAGGCTTTATGATGGAACCCGAGGCATCGGTATCGGCTATGGTCTTCTCCCATCCGCAAGCGCAATACTTTAATGTGGATAAAGCTTAA